A DNA window from Leptolyngbya sp. KIOST-1 contains the following coding sequences:
- a CDS encoding M23 family metallopeptidase, which yields MIGRLRSLPQLSLLTPVTARWAKTAAHTFTRVFKSWPRPKALLGLGVSTAVAVALLMPRSLPPAIAQDIAAALWTRASFPVEDFQTYTSPFGYRSDPYSGSPRFHYGLDLAAPNGSYIRNWWTGEVLWVEDQGACGTSLAIKSGEWTHIYCHMHGHVEGSGQNKVLVDRNGGIQLRPGQTVPAGARIGRVGMTGRTTGPHLHWGLKYQDNWVDPALVLRAMYVGQQAAL from the coding sequence ATGATCGGTCGACTTCGCTCCCTGCCACAGCTTTCTCTTCTAACGCCGGTCACCGCCCGCTGGGCAAAGACCGCAGCCCATACCTTCACCAGGGTTTTCAAGTCCTGGCCTCGCCCTAAAGCCCTGCTGGGGCTGGGGGTATCGACGGCGGTAGCGGTGGCCCTATTGATGCCCCGCTCGTTGCCACCGGCTATTGCCCAGGACATTGCTGCCGCCCTCTGGACCCGGGCCTCCTTCCCGGTCGAAGATTTTCAAACCTACACCTCCCCCTTTGGCTACCGCAGTGATCCCTACAGCGGTAGCCCTCGTTTTCATTACGGGCTGGACCTGGCCGCCCCCAATGGCAGCTACATCCGCAACTGGTGGACCGGGGAAGTGCTCTGGGTAGAAGACCAGGGGGCCTGTGGCACCTCCCTGGCGATCAAGTCGGGCGAATGGACCCACATCTACTGCCACATGCACGGCCATGTGGAGGGCAGTGGACAAAATAAAGTCCTCGTCGATCGCAACGGCGGCATTCAGCTGCGGCCAGGGCAGACCGTGCCTGCTGGGGCCCGCATTGGCCGCGTGGGCATGACGGGCCGCACTACCGGCCCCCACCTGCACTGGGGTCTCAAGTACCAGGACAACTGGGTCGATCCGGCCCTGGTGCTGCGCGCCATGTACGTTGGCCAGCAGGCCGCCCTGTAG